TCTTCCCCTCTCACTTCCCCTGGGCCTTTGTTTGCAACCCCGCCCCCCTGCAAGTTCCACTTCAGTCTCCTAattgcccctcctcctccccttctggtCCTAGGCTCCACTACTATTTgttcttaacctttctgagcttcaccTGCAAACAGGATAACAGAACCTGCTGTTGAGTGTGAGGACTAAATGGACCTAGTaggcacctggcacacagcagatgctgaATGAGCTCCGCCTGACCTTGGCCTGCTTTAGTTTGGAAAGAATGAGTGGTACAGAAACCTATCTTCATGGAAGCTTCTGGAAAAAAAGGCTAAAGTTGGTGCCTCCCATACCTCCACAATACAAGAGAATTCTGGGCCCTTGTTGCTTCCCAGGAGAGCCAAAGACAGTGCTGACACTCAGCAGCAGGGCCTTATTTCTTTATTAGGTGCCACTTCAGATAATAAAGAATCTGGGTGGGTGAGGGCCGTCAGCACTGGATGCACTGGGCCCTCACACCCCCACCTTCTTCTGGGCCCAGGTGAAGAAGATGCCCTTGACATCGTCTACACCTGTCTGAAGGCGGGCAGGCATGGTGTAGGTGCGCAGGTCTCGCACTTCATAGCCGCTGTGCTCCAGggcctccctcacctcctcttcaCACACTGGCACCACTGCCAGCCTGGCCTCCCCAGCCAGGTACCATGACTCCTCCAGGGCCCCGATGAGAAGGAGGTGCCCTCCGGGCCTCAGCAGTGTGGTGATGTGGTCCAGGGCCCGCTGGAAGCTGGCGAGGTCTGGGCTCACAGCCTCCAGGCAGAAGGCAGAGACCAGGGCGTCAGCAGGCAGGGGTGCCAGGCTCCCAGCACCCAAGGGCTGGGACTGGTGCACATCGATGGGCAGGACCCTCTTCACCCTGGCTCGCAGCTGTCGCTCCTTCTCCTGCCAGGACTCACTGTGCAGGGGCAGAAGGCAGAGTCAGGACCAGGGGCTCAGGACTGCCACACACCTAGTCCTCTCTTGCACCCCAGCAGCCACCCCATGGGAAGCCCCCTGTCCACTCTCATCCCCTAGCTCTTACCCCTTGCCCTCAATGAGGCAGACGTGCTGGCTGTACACACTCCAATCAAAGGCCCCGGGCTCCTCCCGCAGCCAGAGCCCCAGTTCCTGGCGGTTCGCCTCCAGGAAATCTGTCATGGTGATGTCTTCAAAGTGGGCGCAGGCACTGAGCAGTTGGTATATGGTGGGTCCTGAACCAATGTCAATGAGGGTGCGTCCAGACACCTCACCTGGGCAGGGCAAGGAAGAGTCCTGGTGCCAGGCCTGTCCAGGCAGCCCCCTGCCTCAGTCACTACCTCCCTTacctgcttctccctccctctctctcactgttccttcttcctctgtaCGTGTGTCTCTATCTGGAAAAAGCGTCAGCTCTGGAGTTAAGACTGGCTCCAACCTCACGTCCACTGGCTTACCTTGGGAAAAGGAACTTAACTCTGACATTCAGGTTCTACATCTATGAAACTATACTACCCGGGAAGATTGAGTGTGGAAATCCTGAGATGCCTGGcagtttctctctcccctccccaatcttgcctccatttctttctctgcctctcttcatcTTGGTCCCTTTTCTGCATCCACCACCTCACCTCTCAATTCTGAGcgttctcccctccccaccctctctccACCGGTCTATCTCCTTTGTCCCTCACCTGAGGACTATTGctcctgtttttctattttcacctAACTACCTGTTCTGCTTCTTGGTCCCTTCTGGCTTGCGCGCCCGCGTTCCTGTAACTCCCTAATAACTTCTTGtcctccgtgcctcagtttccccgcgcTCACCAGTGGCGAAGGTCTGCGCCAAGCAGCGCAGCTTCCAAGGCCCGACGCCATCCGGGTTGTTCAGGTCCCCCCGAGGGGGCGCGTAGTTGTTGCGGAGGTAGGCGCGGGGCTCGAAGCGCTGGTAAGTCGAGGCCACCGCCATCCGGCCCGGGTCTGAGTCGGGGGCCGCGCCCGCAGCGTGACTACGGTCTGCCGTGCTCATGCTGCCGCCGTGGGCCGGCCTGTCCGCCGCTCGCTTCGTGGCCTTGTTATCTACCGCTGgacccccaccccgaccccgcCGCTGCGGGGGCGGCGGCTGAGTGATGAGCCGCCCCGGGCCACGCGCGCCGCGTCTCCCCAACCCCATCCATCTCCTTTAGTGTCTGAGCAGCAGACACACAGGGGGATGGGGGGCGGCCGTGGGCACATCTGTTCCCGCCCCCGCTCCACAGTTGCTCCCCCTGCCCTGCATCCTTTGCCTCACCTGCCCTGGTGCAAGTCCCGCTTCCGCGAGCCCCCCAGATTCCTCCCTCTATAATCCTTAGATCTCCGTCCCGCCAGTCCCCAACTCCTTCCGTCGCTCTTCTCCAGCTCCCCCAGCCATTCACCCCTTTTGCCAGCCCATCCCTTCTCTTTTGCCAGGGTTTGAATTAGCCCTTTCCCCAGTCCATCTCCCAGCGCCCTCCCGCAAGGACCCAGCCCCCTGCcaggctctccttcctccagtACACCCTGTCCAACATCCCCCTCTTCCTCAGTAAGATCACCCCAACTGCCCTTCTCCGCCTCTCCTCCAggcctcttttttgtttttttctaaccCCCCCCTTCCCCCCCACGTCCTGCAGCGCCGCTCTCtgcacccccgcccccgccaagAACAGTCCGTTCTGGGCTCCGCCGTGGTCGCCCCGGGGCCCTAGAGCGGAGCTCGCCCCGCCCGTCCGATGGCAGCAGCGATAGGGGAGCAGAGGGGACTAAATGCACTTAGCGAACGGAACAGCCGGACCTCCCTTGCGGGCCCTGCGGGCTCCGAGCCGCTTATCTGGGGGATGCCAAGGGCCGAAGGCTCGGGATGTTCCCGCCACGTCGGGGGCGCGGGACCCAGGGGAACGAGAGAGGGCGAGAGGGCACGGGGCGTATTCTCCAATCTGCCAGGACCACCAGGGGGCGCGGTCCGCACCTTCGGGCGCCGAGGGATTTGGGGTCCTCACCAATCTGGGTCTCTGACCTCTCTCCTCGCCCAGCCCACACTCCAGCCCCTCTGGGAAAGCAGGCCAGGGCAGGCCTGCATCTTGCTTGGCGCTCCAGGTACCAGGCTGTTAAGACGCCAGGATCTCCCCTCCAGATGGGAAGTGGATTCTGCAGGGCCATCTCCATGGTCTTCCTGGAGTGGGACCCCTCTGGGTCAGTCCAGTGCCCCTTTGCCCTGGGTAAGCTACCAGCTCCTGCCAAGATGGGCCTCTGGtgtcctctgcccccacccctacCTTGTCCCAAGGGGAAAGTGTCTTGGGCCAGGCAGCCAAGTTGGGACATGAGTCACCACAACAGCTGCAGGGGTCACAGACAGGAACCTGACCCCCCCACCCTACCCGACAACCCACCCTggctctgagggcagggagggtggaGTGCCCGATCCCAGCCAAGGACTGATTCTGTCTGAGTTCAGAACTGAGAGGTAGGTCAGCCTGTGGGTCACTGACCCCATCCACACCTTGGGGCACAGCCACGGACAGTCCCCGTGCCAGCCCCCTCCATATTCTCCATGAGATTATTTAAACAAACCCTGGATGCCAGCTGGCCTGCTGGGCACTGCCCAGTGCCAGGGGGCTGGACACGGAGGCCAGGACTGCGCAGGAGAGTCAGGGTATGGAAGGGAGACTGCACAGACAGCCACCCTGTTTACAGCTCtgtcctgcccacctccccaagCATGGGGCGTACCCACTAGCTCTGCCATATTTAGCTCAGATGCAGGGCCTGATCTCAGAAGTGAGCATGAGGGGACACCAACGGGCTGGCCCCCACAActacaaggaaagaaacaaaactctggAACAGGATTGAGCATTTATTGCAGCGCTAACAGAGGGTGCTGGGGGCTCCATCCCGCCTCTGCCCTCTTCACGTCCCCCTTCCTCCAGTCTTCTCCAAGCCTCCTTCCCAGACCATTCCAGATCCCCTTACAtttgtctttgttcttctctgaAGCTGAACACTGGACCAGGGTCACTCCTCTGAAGAAGGGACCTCTTGCCCTCACTAGCGTCTTTTGTCCCTTCTTCTGGAGCTGGGGCTACTCGGCTGTGCTGGCCCCCAGCTCTGTACCCCTAGTGCCCCCCATCTTTGCTCCCCTCCCTTTGGGAACTCAGGGAACCCAGGCATTCTGGCCTCTGGCTTCCTCCTCCCCTAGCCCCCAACACTGGGCAAACTACAAAGCATCCATGGCCAGCAGCTCTCTTCTGTGGTCCTAGCCAGGA
The sequence above is drawn from the Equus przewalskii isolate Varuska chromosome 10, EquPr2, whole genome shotgun sequence genome and encodes:
- the PNMT gene encoding phenylethanolamine N-methyltransferase isoform X1 codes for the protein MGLGRRGARGPGRLITQPPPPQRRGRGGGPAVDNKATKRAADRPAHGGSMSTADRSHAAGAAPDSDPGRMAVASTYQRFEPRAYLRNNYAPPRGDLNNPDGVGPWKLRCLAQTFATGEVSGRTLIDIGSGPTIYQLLSACAHFEDITMTDFLEANRQELGLWLREEPGAFDWSVYSQHVCLIEGKGESWQEKERQLRARVKRVLPIDVHQSQPLGAGSLAPLPADALVSAFCLEAVSPDLASFQRALDHITTLLRPGGHLLLIGALEESWYLAGEARLAVVPVCEEEVREALEHSGYEVRDLRTYTMPARLQTGVDDVKGIFFTWAQKKVGV
- the PNMT gene encoding phenylethanolamine N-methyltransferase isoform X2, with product MGLGRRGARGPGRLITQPPPPQRRGRGGGPAVDNKATKRAADRPAHGGSMSTADRSHAAGAAPDSDPGRMAVASTYQRFEPRAYLRNNYAPPRGDLNNPDGVGPWKLRCLAQTFATGPTIYQLLSACAHFEDITMTDFLEANRQELGLWLREEPGAFDWSVYSQHVCLIEGKGESWQEKERQLRARVKRVLPIDVHQSQPLGAGSLAPLPADALVSAFCLEAVSPDLASFQRALDHITTLLRPGGHLLLIGALEESWYLAGEARLAVVPVCEEEVREALEHSGYEVRDLRTYTMPARLQTGVDDVKGIFFTWAQKKVGV